The following coding sequences are from one Musa acuminata AAA Group cultivar baxijiao chromosome BXJ1-6, Cavendish_Baxijiao_AAA, whole genome shotgun sequence window:
- the LOC135676656 gene encoding small ribosomal subunit protein uS17-like gives MAEQTEKAFLKQSKVFLCSKKTGKGKRPGKGGNRFWKSIGLGFKTPKEAIEGTYIDKKCPFTGNVSIRGRILAGTCHSAKMNRTIIVRRNYLHYVKKYQRHVKRHSNIAAHISPCFRVKEGDHVIIGQCRPLAKTVTFNVLKVIPAGSTSGGGKKVFAAV, from the exons ATGGCGGAACAG ACGGAGAAGGCATTCCTTAAGCAGTCAAAAGTGTTTCTTTG CTCGAAGAAAACTGGAAAGGGGAAGAGGCCTGGCAAGGGTGGAAACAGATTTTGGAAAAGTATCGGGCTTGGGTTCAAGACCCCAAAAGAAGCTATTGAAG GGACTTATATTGATAAGAAATGTCCATTCACTGGAAATGTATCAATTAGGGGCCGGATTTTAGCTGGTACATGCCATAGCGCCAAGATGAACAGAACCATCATAGTACGCAGAAACTATCTTCACTATGTGAAGAAATATCAAAGGCACGTG AAGCGGCACTCAAATATTGCTGCGCATATTTCTCCTTGCTTCCGAGTGAAGGAAGGTGATCACGTTATCATAGGCCAGTGCAG GCCATTGGCCAAGACTGTGACATTCAATGTGTTAAAAGTTATTCCAGCTGGATCAACAAGCGGAGGCGGAAAGAAGGTTTTTGCTGCAGTTTGA